The DNA region CAACCCCCAACACGCCAATGGCCGCAGTGCGTGCAGCGTTAGCTCATATCCACGCTGGTGATGTGCAAAATGGTACAAGTCGCTCTTATCTTGGTTATCAAGCAGCGGCAGGGGTAGCGCCTGCTGTTGCTGTAACAACAGCAGCGCCACCTCTGCCTCTAGAGTGGCCAGTGGCTCCGCAAGCTGCGCCAGTAAAAGCTGGCGACCTCGTTGTCGTGCACTCTGGAATAATCGCTCACCGGCATCACTCAGTGGCTGCAACATCAGCGCAGCATGTGCTCCACTACTGGATTCACACCCCACCCCCAAAAATACCGGTTCTAAACCTTCACTCTGCCAAAAGTGCAAAAGCTCAGGTGTAGCACCAAAACTAGCACCCAATAGATCCCTTTTACACGCCTGGGATGCTCGCTTGACAGCCGATAGTAGGTAGCTCCCAAACCCCCGCCGTTGTAGTTGCGGATGAATTGCTATTCGCATGATCCGGGCACAATTCAACTGTGCGCCACTCAATAACCCGAGTTGAGCTGTTAAGCTCTGGGCCATTAAGTGTCCACGCGGTCGTCGCCGCCCCTGCTGAATCTGCTGCGCCATCTCCAGACTAAAGCCACCTTCGTCGGCAAGCAACAGCACGCCCACTACTTGGCCACCACTCTCTGGCGGTGCCTGCATCAGATAGAGGGTAAGATCAGGGTCATCCAGTAATTTCTTGAGGTCGGAAGGGGAGGTGCGATAGTGTGCATTCACCAACAAGCCAAAGAGTGAGTTCAACAGTGCGCTATTTTCCAATAACACCTGCGGAGCAACCTGGCCGATAGAGCACTGCTCTGGGGTCAAGTGGCTGACAACCGCATCCACACTCTCTAACTCCGCATTCAAACAGAGCGCCCTAGAGAGCAGTGCCTCGAGCGGATCATTTTCAGACCAGCGAATCGGCTGTTTTAAATGCAGTTTCCACCAGCCTGCGGCCACCTTATCAAGGTGCTTTTGAAAACGAATAGCAAAGCCGTGGCCACTCCCCTCATATCCATGAATAGTCGATGCAAACACAATGCGGCTATAGCGCGCCAATAGACGCTGCAATATCGCCACCGGGATCGCGGCCGCTTCATCCACCAACAGCAGGTCAGCTTTCTCTCTGGATGCCAGCAGTTGATCGGGCGAAACAAACTGCAACACACCACCCTGCCAGCTTAGGCGGTTATCCGTCACCTCCACCATCAGTAACATCGCCGCTTGCTCAAAAACAGCACGCGCCGCCTCTCGGCTGGGTGCCGTTACCAGGATTCGCTTTACCCCTTGTTGCAAAAGCTGCGCAGCCGCCAGCCCCAATGCGCCACTCTTGCCCCGGCCGCGATCAGCGGTAATCACTAAGGGTCGGCGACGATGCCCCTGCAATAGGCGATGGATTGCCTGCACGGCTCGCTGCTGGTCATTCGTAAGATAAGGGTGCTCTGCAACGGGCTGGGCAGCCTGCGCTGGCTCCGGGGGCAATGGTGGCAGCACGTCTCCCTGAGCGGCTAACAGCACACCCTCGGCACCGCGTAGCTGACGGATAAAGTATTGAATAAAGTGTCCAGCACTTTTGTTGTCTCCACCGCGCTCAGCCCATGCTGAAAAACAGGGTGTTAACAGTAACAGCACTCCTCCACCACAAATTGCCCCGGCGGCGGCAGCAAAAGCGTCGGCATCAAGCGTGTCGTGAGCATCGTAAACCAGCAGGCTGCACTCCCCCCCCAGCACCCCTCTAACCTGCTGGTTGGTGATTGACTCCACGCCATCCGGCACCGCCTCACCAACCCAGCACTGGCTCAGGCCCGAAAGCTGCTCACAAATAGCCGCCGCCAGCTGGTAGCACCAGCTCGCATCACCTGACAGCACCAATGTACGACGCTGATTATTCCGACACGCTTGATCTCGTAAGCGTTGCGCAAGCTGAAGGTAGTCACTTGTCATCTCAACCAGCACCCGTTCACCACTCTATTCAGATAGCCTTTGAGTTGAGTCATTTTTGCCATAACCTCGCCCAGATATTTCATAAATAAGGTATTATTTCTGCAATATAACACCCAATAGCAAAGAGCTGATCAAAATAGTCTGGAATAGCGTGTAACAATTCTGTAGTATTTCTGACGCATTTTCTTAACAAAAACGACTCACAATACGCCTCATTGGAGGCGCACCAAGTAGAGACCTGCACCTTTACAGATAAACATTACAATTAACATAATTGAGGATTCATAAAATGAAAAAAACGCTCTCACTGCTTATTGGCGCTGTTGTTGCGCAAGGCTTTGTCGCCACTGCAATGGCTGATGGTCCTATCGATGGCACCGTCTATGGGAAGATCAATACGGCCATTATTATGGAAGATGGTGAGGCAGCGGGCAGCGATGACACCTATCTGAGCAACTGGTCTTCACGGCTGGGGTTCAAAGGTAAAACCAAGCTGGATGGTGGCCTGTATGTTATTTACAAGCTGGAGTATGGTATCTCTCCTGATGAGAAAGCTGAAAATCATGATGATGATGAAGATGTTCGTCAGATTTTCAAACAGCGTAACGCCTACATCGGGTTGCAAGGCGAGTTTGGTAAAATCCTTGCCGGCACCCACGACACTCCACTCAAGAAAACCGCTGGAAAAATCGACATGTTTGACCGCCTGCCTCAAGGTGATATCAAGTATGTCATCGTCGCTCAAGAGCGTATCAACGACCTGGTTCACTACACCTCTCCAAAAATAGCGGACAGCATCACTGTCAAAGTAGCCACCCAGCTGCAAGAGAATGGCGACGGCAGTAATGGCACTTCATTTTCGGCTACCTACGACAAGGGCGCGATCTTTGCTGCTATCGGTGTCGATAGTGATGTAGTGGGTTATGACACCACCCGCCTCGCACTTCAATATAAAGCCAAAAAGTATACCGCTGGTGTTATCTACAGCATGTCTGAGGATGCAACAGTGGCTAATGCCGAAAGCAATGATGGCTTCGTCGTGAGTGGATCCTATAAAATCGATGCCTTTAAGCTGAAAGCCCAATATGGTGCTGGAGACGGAAAGAAAAAGGATGCTAAGCTGATGGCCTTGGGCGCTGATTATAAACTGGGCGAGAAGACCAAGCTGCACGGCTACCTCTCAAGCTATGAATATTACGCCGCCAACAGCAAGATCACTACACTGGGCTTTGGCATGGAGCACAATTTCTAAGCAAGCCACGTTATAACGCTGCAAAACTAGGGAGCTTCGGCTCCCTTTTTTAGTGCCTATAAAAACGATTACTGACGGCTTTCCCTAAGGTCTGTGCCCTTCCCGTCGATAATTAAAATTACGTTAAAAGAGAGTTTGGGTGGAGAGGGTATGCGTTTTACTTCAGTAGCCATGTTATGCATGACATCACTCATAGCGTGCAGTGATTCGGACCGCTACCCGATGCCACCAGAGTATGGCTATGGCTCTCCCCAGCCAGCTGATGATGAGCACACGCCCTCTTCAACCAATGTTTTATCCATCGCACTTGCCATGGGTGAAAAATCAACCGCCACCCCTTCGCTGCCAGAACAAAAAAATGTTGCGCCCGAGCCAATAAAAGAGCCATCACAACCTGTAAAGCCGCAAAGGGAAAAGATGCCGAGCCCTGCACCTGCCCCCAAAAAAGTAGCGACAGCGGTTACTATCGAAAATAAGCCCGCAACTAAACAGCCCAATACCGGCTTCAAGGAGCTGGATTTCTCCTCTCGCACCCTAACGGAGAAGAAAATAACCACCGTTAAACTGGATAATGAAGAGTCAACCCAGCGCCGTGCACAGAAAAAATTACTTTACAGATCTACTGAGCGGGGCCGATTCTACAAAACGGATCAGCGGGGCCGTGTCATTAATGCTGAGAGTGAGCGCTGGTTTTGCGTAAAAGATAATACCCATAACGTGCTATGGGAGGCGAAAACCACCGGCAAGCAACGCCATACCCAGCACACTTATACCGTCGAAGGTGATGCTGGGCAGTGCAATCAAAAGCAGTGTTCAACCCAGCAATATATCCAGTATCTCAATAAAATAGCGCTGTGCGGGCGAAGCAACTGGCGTTTACCCAAGAAAACCGAACTAAACTCACTGACAAAAAGCCGTCACGAAGAGGGCGAGGCGGCCATTGACAGCCACTATTTCCCCAACACCCAACTGGGCTATTACTGGAGCTCAACACCTTTTCAATACGCTAAAAACCGCACCTGGACGGTGGACTTTTCATCTGGGTTTGAAAAGTCACAGGCAAAAACTCAACCCTTCCATTTGCGGTTAATCAGTAGCTATTAAACCCCTAATACCCACAACACTGCTTAAACTGCTTACCACTGTTGCAGGGGCAAGGTTCATCTTGTCCAATTTCCTGCTGAGCCTCGCCTGGCTGCAGTGGCTGTGCCTCTATCTCTTGCAGTGCCACTAAAATTGCACGACCCAATCCGGCATATCTCTGTAGTGCCTCCGAGTGTAATGCTAATACCTGCTCAGCTACCTCTTCAAAGCGATAGCTCTGATCATTTAGATCAGAGCAGTACTCCCTCGCCAAACGCTCACTGGCAAAAAAACTCAACAGCAGCACCGTGGTGCTTTGCTCATCCAACATTGCTTCCGGCGTGTACTCCAGCCACAGCTCATCCAGCCAATCATGGGCACCTAAAAAGCCAGCACACCACTGAGAGAAGGCACTACCCGACTGCAAATTATCCATGGTGGCTACCACTGGCCTACACTGCTCGGGGATTTCGACCGACCCTTCCTCAATCTGTTGAGAGATAGAGGCCTGCAACTGGCGTATCAGCTCAACAGTTGGCCCTTCTCTGCGGTTACTTTGCCCATCAACCTCGAATACCAGCGGCAACCACTCCGACTCTGCTAGGGTCTCTGGCACACAGCCAACCGCAAACAGGAAGCCACACAATGCTGGATACGATAAGCACTGCTCCGACTTGTCATCTGCCAGTGAGCTGGATAACAGGCGTACTTGTGATGCAGAAAGAGGCGCGCTATTTCTCATAGATAGTCCTGACATAAAAAATCGTTTACCTGGGTGCCAGGCGGGTATAATAGCCACTCAGCAACAACCAAAGCAGCCTCATTATGGCGACACTTAGCGTACCTCAGGGCCAGTTTCGATTAAGCCGGTTCCCCAAACGAGTTCAAGAGCCACTGCGTGCCTGGGATGCTGCCGATGAATACCTGCTACACACTCTAGCCGAACAGTCGCTCACTCAGAAAATGCCACGCACTCTGTTGATCAACGATAACTTTGGCGCACTGGCTGTAGCATTGTCAGAGTACCAACCCACTACCCTGAGTGACTCCTATCTTTCCCAGCAAGGCACATTGAGCAACCTACAGGAGAGTGGCATTGACCCTGACAGGGTCACCTTTTGCGACAGCCTCAACTGGCCGCAAGGGGCGTTTGATTTAATCATTATAAAAATACCCAAAAGCCTCGCCATGCTGGAAGATCAACTCTACCGCTTGCGACCTCTGCTCAATGAGCAGAGTCAGGTCATCGCATCAGCCATGTGCAAACAGATACACCGCTCCACGCTAAAGCTGTTTGAACGTATTATCGGCTCCACCCACACCTCTCTGGCCCAAAAAAAAGCACGGCTAATTTTTTCCCAGCCTGATAACCCGCTCATGGCGGGAGAGACCCCCTACCCCAAACACTACACCCTTGAAGGTACTGACTTCACTCTCGTTAACCACGCCAATGTTTTTTCTCAGGCGAGCCTCGATATTGGCAGTCGATTTTTCCTCGCCCACCTGCCTAAAGATATTGGCCAGAAGCGAGTGGTTGACCTAGGGTGTGGCAATGGGGTGATTGG from Gammaproteobacteria bacterium includes:
- a CDS encoding GNAT family N-acetyltransferase, giving the protein MTSDYLQLAQRLRDQACRNNQRRTLVLSGDASWCYQLAAAICEQLSGLSQCWVGEAVPDGVESITNQQVRGVLGGECSLLVYDAHDTLDADAFAAAAGAICGGGVLLLLTPCFSAWAERGGDNKSAGHFIQYFIRQLRGAEGVLLAAQGDVLPPLPPEPAQAAQPVAEHPYLTNDQQRAVQAIHRLLQGHRRRPLVITADRGRGKSGALGLAAAQLLQQGVKRILVTAPSREAARAVFEQAAMLLMVEVTDNRLSWQGGVLQFVSPDQLLASREKADLLLVDEAAAIPVAILQRLLARYSRIVFASTIHGYEGSGHGFAIRFQKHLDKVAAGWWKLHLKQPIRWSENDPLEALLSRALCLNAELESVDAVVSHLTPEQCSIGQVAPQVLLENSALLNSLFGLLVNAHYRTSPSDLKKLLDDPDLTLYLMQAPPESGGQVVGVLLLADEGGFSLEMAQQIQQGRRRPRGHLMAQSLTAQLGLLSGAQLNCARIMRIAIHPQLQRRGFGSYLLSAVKRASQACKRDLLGASFGATPELLHFWQSEGLEPVFLGVGCESSSGAHAALMLQPLSDAGERLFQSARQRGRQLLLAQLAEPLATLEAEVALLLLQQQQALPLPLLDNQDKSDLYHFAHHQRGYELTLHALRPLACWGLVNCQPALSHADAVLLLCRVLQQRPMAQCIALTGLTGRKQLISALRQAVKSVLSQLRGRSKERGSEYEKPSIQ
- a CDS encoding porin, whose amino-acid sequence is MKKTLSLLIGAVVAQGFVATAMADGPIDGTVYGKINTAIIMEDGEAAGSDDTYLSNWSSRLGFKGKTKLDGGLYVIYKLEYGISPDEKAENHDDDEDVRQIFKQRNAYIGLQGEFGKILAGTHDTPLKKTAGKIDMFDRLPQGDIKYVIVAQERINDLVHYTSPKIADSITVKVATQLQENGDGSNGTSFSATYDKGAIFAAIGVDSDVVGYDTTRLALQYKAKKYTAGVIYSMSEDATVANAESNDGFVVSGSYKIDAFKLKAQYGAGDGKKKDAKLMALGADYKLGEKTKLHGYLSSYEYYAANSKITTLGFGMEHNF
- a CDS encoding DUF1566 domain-containing protein, with the protein product MRFTSVAMLCMTSLIACSDSDRYPMPPEYGYGSPQPADDEHTPSSTNVLSIALAMGEKSTATPSLPEQKNVAPEPIKEPSQPVKPQREKMPSPAPAPKKVATAVTIENKPATKQPNTGFKELDFSSRTLTEKKITTVKLDNEESTQRRAQKKLLYRSTERGRFYKTDQRGRVINAESERWFCVKDNTHNVLWEAKTTGKQRHTQHTYTVEGDAGQCNQKQCSTQQYIQYLNKIALCGRSNWRLPKKTELNSLTKSRHEEGEAAIDSHYFPNTQLGYYWSSTPFQYAKNRTWTVDFSSGFEKSQAKTQPFHLRLISSY
- a CDS encoding UPF0149 family protein: MRNSAPLSASQVRLLSSSLADDKSEQCLSYPALCGFLFAVGCVPETLAESEWLPLVFEVDGQSNRREGPTVELIRQLQASISQQIEEGSVEIPEQCRPVVATMDNLQSGSAFSQWCAGFLGAHDWLDELWLEYTPEAMLDEQSTTVLLLSFFASERLAREYCSDLNDQSYRFEEVAEQVLALHSEALQRYAGLGRAILVALQEIEAQPLQPGEAQQEIGQDEPCPCNSGKQFKQCCGY
- a CDS encoding methyltransferase; this translates as MATLSVPQGQFRLSRFPKRVQEPLRAWDAADEYLLHTLAEQSLTQKMPRTLLINDNFGALAVALSEYQPTTLSDSYLSQQGTLSNLQESGIDPDRVTFCDSLNWPQGAFDLIIIKIPKSLAMLEDQLYRLRPLLNEQSQVIASAMCKQIHRSTLKLFERIIGSTHTSLAQKKARLIFSQPDNPLMAGETPYPKHYTLEGTDFTLVNHANVFSQASLDIGSRFFLAHLPKDIGQKRVVDLGCGNGVIGLIAAQYNPEATLFFVDESYMAVRSAEENFKAAFPQREAQFEVMNCLTKVKTATVDLILNNPPFHQNSAVSGHIAWQMFKQSLAALRSGGELWVIGNRHLDYHIRLKKLFGNCKVVSSNKKFVILKSVKKSPAS